The genomic window GGACCTCCTTCGGAGTACAAGTCATTCACATTCCTCCTCAGAGGAACATTGCCATTGGCGGCCACAGGAGCACCGGTAATAGAGAATTGAGCAGAGGCTAGCAAAGGTGCGAGGCCAATGGCCAAGAGCGCAGTAGCCGACTTGACCAACATTCTGGGCTGATATCGTGAGTGTATATGGATTGACTTGTATCCGCCCGGCCACGACTGAGTTGGAAGATTTCAGTGTTGAGATCATGGCAGCAAACAGCGAAGGGCATGCCGCCAAGATATACTCGTCTACAATGGCTTCCTGTGCTGCCGCTCTGTCAGAGATGAAAGACGAGAAGCTGGTCCCAGAGAGATCCGTGTCCCCAAGCCCGCGGCCACGCCGCATCAGACGGTCCTGGCGATCCCTGGCGATCCCTGGTGCACATGTTCCCGTGTGCAAGGCAAGGGATGCCCGGCCGCCGCGCTTGTGGTTGCATGCCAGCgtgcagtactccgtacatacatggactCTTGCTGTGTATCCATGAAAGCCAAGCCGTCCGGTCTGTTCACGAACGGCCTTCTCGTAAGCAACGGCAGGCCATGGCGCTCCGTCCGGAGGCTGGCTCGAGTGTCGCCGACTTGGATGTTGCGTCATCCAATCTAGGGACCGCCTGGGCCGGACGCCATCTTTGGACCCTGAATGAGATGACGGCACGGGGAAACATGGCGAGCTAGGCGAAACCGGAGCTAGCAGCGAATATTGAATCGTCTGGGGATCCATCATGGCAGAATGGCCCCCAtggtctggactctggagtcgGGCATATCCTCTTCTACCCACATGGACGGCGGACGCGTCGTTGTTGTTTCTTTGCCGTGGGGGAAGGAGAAGGCGAGCGCCTGCCGTGTCACTCAATATAGGAATGCGATTGGGTCTGGTTGACAAAACCGCGCCTTCTTTCCAACCGTATGCCCCGAGTCGCTGACCATCAcgactccagagtccagactCAGCAAAGAGACAGAGTCTCCCGTCTGCCTTGGAAGACAGGTCTTCTCGCGACAACCGAATCTGTCCACCTGCTGGCTCAGCTGAAACCGCGGGAAGCACATCTTCTTGCTCAGCCCTGTGGGAAAAAAAGGTGTGCGGCCGTCTTTGCTGGCTCAACCGACCGGCCGGTGCCAGGGTTACATGAGGAAAATACGAAATGTTACCTTGCGGACCAGCAACACTGCGGGATCGCGAGATGCGCTTCGCTGTACCGACGCTTCCATCTCGCACCTTGATCATTTACCCGGGTACGTTGCCTCCGTCCAGGCGTCCAGTAGATGGGAGTATCGTCCTCCTTGGACAGGGGTATTCCGAGAAAACCGTCAGGCACATGCATCGCCAGTCTGAGATGATAGATCCACTTGGGAGGAGATGCCGGTGTCGCCTTTGGCCCTGAAAGCTTCCGCCCCAATCAGGCAAGGCGGCCGTGTTCATTCATCATCAAAAGTACTAGTACCGCGTCCAAGCCGGAGGTATTAGGTAgtcttggactcttggccatggttcTCTCAAGGTGTGGCCGTGTCTAGCTCACGACCGTACAACGTACATCTTGCATTGACGTATTGCGAACACGGCCCGGGGAAGGGCTAGCTGCATCCGACTTATAGCCTTGAGAGTCCACCATGGACGGGGCAGAAaataaacaaacaaacaaaaatAGTCATAAGAATGTTCCCGGCTATAGCACATGCGACGACGTTTGCGCGGCTGTCGTACGAGAACAGCTTCGTGTCCGCCGTGGCCCCGAGTCGACATTGAAACGGGAATGAATATGGCCTTAGTTGACACGAGGCCCAAGTCCAACCGGACATGTCTCGATTCCACGCAACTAGATTGTTGGTAACCAGTCTCTGTATTGATCCATTTTGCACTTTTCATGCAGTGTCAAGCTGCCTTGAAGCTGCGAAGCTTGCAGCTCGCTTGCCTCATGAGCCACGACTCAACTATATTACATGACAACTCGGCGCCAAAGAGCGACTGGCTGAAATTATGTCCCTGCCATCCAACTTTAACCATGATGCTTATATTCAGCCTTCGAGAAACCCCCGTGTCCGGCCAGGACAACTACAAATCGGGCGCCCTGCAGATGGGCGCATGGTTCCCTGGCTTCTCATCCGTGCCACCATTACCGATTACCGTTTCGTGGCCAACTCTTATTACACAGGTTATTAAAGTggaaaaggggaaaagaCACTCCGTTGACCAGGTCAGCTCCGGCCCATCCGTGACCATGATCCTGGTTTTCCTCCGTAGCTTCTCAATAGACTCTGAACCAAGAAATGTTGCCGGCCAGAACAGGAAACTTATCATGTCATTTCAGCATGGCTCAGCTCGGCTGAGATGCAGTTGCATGGCCACATGTAGCTGTAGCAGAACCGCCTCCATCGACCGATCGGTGAGAGAGATTCAACTTCCATGTCAGAGTCATGTCTCAACAAAATGGTTCGTACAACCCGAGCTTTGTTCAACTGCACATGAACTTTATGGGCCTCGTGTAGTCAAATTGCAATCTCGGTGGGGGGGAAAACAAGCGACTTCTCTTGTTTCATAGGATAATGCTAAATGTACCCTTATGCTGTACCCCCATGCATCGTAGCAAAGGGAGAATCTTGATTCTCAGCTGAGCTTATGCCCCCAACAGCTCAGAAATTCTTTATATCGAAAGAAACAGAAACAAAAGTTCCCCCCCTTTCAGCCGTATTCTCCGGAATATCCGTCTAGACTTGCAACGATCCGATCCGCCTGGGTTTAGTTGTTTGTTAAAAGTGACAGTTTCAGTTTCCGGTTGAGAGGTACCCGCACCGAAACCCTGGTTTGGAGAAAGAAACAGTCCGACTGGATGCGTTTAGATGTACAAACACAGCCTCGTTTTCCCATTCTTCCCTTGTATGGGTGGACCTGCAATGGAAAAgactggtgctggtggttATGGCAGAAGAGAGGGCCGTTGAGGCTTGCATCTTGTTAGTCTTGCAACAACTCCATCCAAGGGAAAGCAATAGTATAGCTGGAGCAGAGTTGATCAGGAACCGAGGTGCAATTTCCACACACcagcttgagcttgtcgaCACTTATTCAATGTCCCCACGTTCCCGGTCAACCTCGCAGCGGATCGATATGAAAACATGGCAGATGAAGCCGTCAGCAACCAGATATGAAATCCCCATGTCCGAATTTCCCAAAGGGGACGCGAGGCTGACTCCGAGGGTTACATCGAGCTCTCATTGCGTGGTTTCGAATATGTCTTCTGCATGTCATTGGAATCATTGGCCAGTGAGAGTCGATGCAGCCCAATAGTACCCAACATTGTTTAGGGATCTGCACAACCTAGCAGGGCTTCCGTCTTCAAGTAACAGCTGGAAACAAGAACCCATACAACAATTCTGTGACCTATCATAAGTCGTGCTATTCAGCAATTCTAGTTAAACCAAACCCCACGTTGCTCAATAAATGCTACCAGAAGCAAAAACATGCTTTCTCTCCTATGCCGCGTATGCCGCTTTGTTTTGAAGGGCCGCCCAAAATGCAAAGTTATACAATAATcaattcatcgtcatcatcatcgagaGAAATCTGTCTCTCTGAGAAATCCATACCCAAACTCTCCCTGCCCGCTTCTCGGATGCCCTTCTCCGTAACAAAACGTGTCTTTTTACGCACTGGCGGAGGATCCCCCCCTTTGTGAAGTTTCTCGCCTTCCTTCATTTTTGACAATTTGTTTCGGAGGTTGGAGCCCCAGCCGAATGCGGCGGCTGTTGAGGATGAGTTTGTGCTGCCCACGACAGAACTCGCTTGCGAGCTATCCGGTCGTTTGCGCTTGATGGGGCTGAGATGAATCGTCCGGTCTTTGCTGGTTAGGCCCAAGGATAGGGCATCACGTTTCGTAGACTGAGCCTCCTGCTCTGGAACGGATCCGTTGGTCTGGTTTGTCGTCGCAGGGCTCTGGCCAGCGGTTCCTTTGAGCCCGGCTCGCTCCATGTATTCTCGTCCTGCGGCGTTGCCTATTTTGCCcaacttcttcatcatctcgcgctccttttcctttgctTCCAGGCTCCTTTTGACCGACTCGGCTTTCTCTTTCCGGTCGGCTGCACCGCGGTCTTTGCCATCAATCAGATCTGCTGCACTAAGAGATCGCGCGGCAAACCACTGCGTCCTGGTCTCCCAGTCGTAGTTGCTTGaaccttttttcttctcgtccttcttctgTCCAAAGCCAAATTTGCTCCGCTTCTCCCACCCCCCAAAACCACTGGAGTTGACCTCTACTCGCGACGATCGTTGCTTTCGAATGGCTTCGTTGGAGTGAAATTCACAAAAATGTGTCTTCTTCTTATTCACCCATGCGCCGCAGAGATCGCCGTCCTTTTTCACGGACTGACAGAAACCCAAGTCACGAGCAGAGCCAATCTCTAATATCGTGTCTTCGTCCGAGTTGATGACCAGACTGAAACGACCAGTGTCTTGCCGCCCTGGCGGCGGAGGCATAATGTTCGGGTTAAGGATGGCAACGACAGTACCTTCGGTTAGTTTCCAGAACCGTGTAAACCCAGAATTGAATAGAAAGAGATCCAGCTCAAAATCTAAATCTGTCAGTGTCATGACGAGGTATTTGCCTCGATCTTCTTGTTTTTGATTTGCAGTGGGCTTATGCGCTCGTGGCTCCGATTTGCGGGCCACAACAGCAAATACCACAATATCTTGTTCCACATCCGGTAAAGCGTAATCGGGTGATTTTACATCTCTTAAAAGGTCCTTGATGTTGAGTATTTTCTTCTTGGAAACATGTCGGGTAACGACAGTGTGTGGTAGTATCCGTTTTGAGAGATGGAAACAGGAATAGACCTCAAAGGACGCTTCGTCTGTCCCTGACGACTCATCAGTAGCGCTTGGCCCCAAAGTTGAAGATGATAAATTTGAATTATGAGAATCTGGCCGTGGTTGGTGAAGACTTGGCGCAGTCTTGCTTCGAGGTAACTTTGAAGCTGCCGGGGCATGTTGTGACAAGATATCTTCACGAGTAAATGTCGGCGGAGGCAACGGTTCGTCTGGAATCTCGACTGCGCTCTTCTTGAACTGTTCCATCTCATCCTGTCCAATGCTAAATGCATTGGTGCGCGCTCTTTGTATTCTATCAATCCTTTCCGCTCTAGCAGCCTCCTCCGTCCGTGCTGAGGCCAGTCTCTCATTGAAGCTCAATGGTCTCGCAGTCTCTGGTGATAGAGCAGAAGAGTGCACTGATCTGGATCGATTCAAGTATCCTCCAGTCTGAGACGATGTGCCCGGCTTGTTTCCTTTCTGGCTCGGGGCGCGCTTGAGAGAGACATCTTTGGCTTTCAAGCCCTTATCAATGCCCAAGAATACCCTACTTGGCGACGTTTGTTGTTGCAGGAATTGGAGTTTTCGAACAGGTGATGCAGGCACTGTGACCTGGTTTTGGGAAGCCGGTCGTACATTCTCATCCGCGCCTGGTGTGCGCGCGCGAGCACGACGATTTGGGCTGGGCAAAACGGGGTCTGACTGAGCGTCTGCTTCACCGTCTCTGTGCGAGGCGGCTTTTTCCCTAGCCCTTGCATTTTGAAGTCTTTTCAGTTTCAACTTTGCTTGTATCTCTTGAAGCTTCAGCTGCAATgtctcctcgtcttcgtcgtcgtcttcgtcgtccccTCCGGATGATTGAATACCCAGACCAGCGCCGGGTGATGAAGTAATAGCCGCCAATGCTCGAGCACTTCTCATGGGCGAAGGTGACGGTGACGTTCGGTTCATCATCTCGCGATATCGTTGACGTCCACCAGGTGTGCTTAATAGGGCTTCGTGAGGAGATCGAGGCGGCCATTGCGGCTCGGGATCTGCAGCACCTATGCGTCAGTCCAGAAGTCGCATAGCAGTCTGATTTGGGATTGAAATCTCACCCGGTGCCATCGCGTGGCCTCACAGTAGCAACCTTTGGGCAGCAAGAAAAGGGGATTTCGAATAAATATCAGAAGTGAAGCGAAAAGCCTGGGGCAAGCAAAGGCGCATAACCGTACACTCGGCTATGGCCGTTGAGCGGCCCAAGCCATAGAGCTGGAGCAGTGCTCCAGGCTTGTTTTTTTCAATGTCCAAATGAAATGTCTTTGCCTGCGTATCAAGACGAAAGCAATTACATTCGTCAAAGCTAAAAAGGTCGATATCGAAAATTATGATGCAGCTCCGCGATAAGGTGTGCTAGCGTATGGGTAACATCGAAGGCTGAGTGCCGGCGGCCCATCGAATGGGCCATTGCGGCTCCTGGCTCTTGGCCCAGACTTGCGCACTGGGACTTGGCTTTTCCCGTGACACGCTTTACGCGTCCAGATCCCTGCAGCCTCAGAACCAGACGCGTTTCTTACCCCGGGACACTCCCGAGTCCCGACTCTACAGTTTGCTCGCTGGAGTATTTGGCCATGTACCTACCAGGTACTTGGAGGCTGTAGTAAGTTACCTAGCCTGATGCATCCTGTCGGGTACCTGGCCAGGTCTACACCAACGTCTCCCTGCTTCTTGCTCGCGTTCAGACTCCCACCCATGACCACATTTTATTTCGAAACATAATCAATGGTGCATGATTTCCTTGGATTGGATTTTGGAAAGCTATTTTGATAGATCTCTGTCTTCTTTGGCCTACAATTTTGGGAAACATTCCTTCCTATTACGCCATTGATCCCAGTTGATCGCATAAGACCAGGGCCATGCCGCGAACGAGGTCTACCAAACCAGCCGCGAGCGAGTCGACGGACACTCCAGCAGCCACTCTTGCCTCCAAATACACGCTCACTCCCAGAGATGGCTCGTCACCGGGCATATTCATCTTACCAAAGACTGCAACTCCAGAAGCACGCATAGTCACATTGCCCCATCCGCGAAATGGCAAACCATCTCGGTATCTCATCTGTCCCAAGACCGGCATCCACGAATTCACAAAGATTTCAGCCCCCCAGTCGGCACCCCGAAGCTGGCTAATCGAGACCAGAGCCGATTCGGGCGATGACGATACAGACAGCAAGGAAGCAGACCCGCATGTCGACATAGTATCTTCCTCCGACATGTTTGTCGCAACTACGATAGATGCACTCTTCCTGGTTTTACCGTCATTGGTTGATGCCACGGTGCAAAAGGGCTCagatgagaagaagaggctctTTTTGTCAAGTGACGACCACTTCGACAAACTCCCCGAGGAAAGCTCCCACTTGTCCGAAATTTTACAATGGGAAGCGACCAGAGCGCTTATTGAGTCAAGAATGGAGATCATTTGTGACACGGTAGAGGCCGGTGACGAGAAGATGTTCCGACTCAGCGAGAAGAAACTCGTTGCTACGATCcttgaaaaggccaagaggaTGAGCGATGGAGGTCTGCCGGCTACTTTGGAAGAGAAGTTCGTCAAGAGGGCATTAGAGGCACCGATTCTGTTACATCGCAGCACCTTGGCAGCTAAAGTTTCCGAAAATCAAGCGGCCGCCGAGGTTGCAACAGAATCCGAGGTTTCTACCCCTGTTACCGATTCCGCTCAGTCTCAATCAACGACTGTCACGACCGACTCAAATTCATCGTTCGTGTCGCAACCTTCCACTGCGGCAACATCATTTGTTGAGGATGGCCAAGCCGAAGACGCCGCCATGACTGCCATCCAAGCATCTGCGGAAGTCACTGCGCTGCAGAGACTCCGCGTCGCCTTTGATTTTATTTGCTCCCGATATGTCCCCACCGCTACTGCAGAACAACTAAAGCTCCATCTGTCCCAACAAGACATGTGCTCAGTCGACTTCTCACCGCTGGACAAGTACCGATCTAAATTGGCCGAGCTGCGTGCTGAAGCCGTTGCCGCAACTTCAACGGCTGACTATTCGAGGAAGCGAATGggggacgaagaggaagatgcaCTTCGTCAGGAGAAGAAGCGAAAACtggaagaggagaagaagcgtAAAGCTAATGAGAGCCGTGGCGTTAGAGAGCTCAAGAAGGTCAACACGAGTGGGATGATGAAGCTCAGTCATTTTTTTAAAGCAAAATAAAGCAATTCATTTAACAGTTCAAACCGGGTATCTAGGATGCCAACAATATTGAAAACGTCATGTGACGCATAACGTACATATTCACATCATGAACAACATAAACCGTCTTTCATCTTGTCGCCCGTGTGCGACCTCGCGTTGACCGTATCCCACGGCCTATCCCTGAAGTTCCGCGActtcttgatgagcttgATGTAGGTGGTTCGGGCAGACGGCCTCCCGTCGTGCCACTTCTAGTAGCAATTCCTCCGCGGCTCCGAGTCCTTCTTAAACCCCGTGTACCTCTAGAAGTCGAGGGAGCTAGCCTTCTAGCagtctcttcctcttctcttcGTCGGCGCAATTCCTCTCgtctttgctcttcttctgcagCCTTGCGCTCGGCAGCGCGCTGCTTTTCTAACGCTTCGGCCTCTTGTTCAGCCAAGTCCTGGGTCACGCCTTTCCATCCGGGGTGAAGGATTAGGCGCTGGTTGTGTTCGGTCTGCGATAGTATTCTCGTCCACGTGTTCAATAAAGTTGACGCATTGGCGACAGTCTTGGCAACAACCTAGCATCATGGGATTAGGAACCCAGAAAATAGCGAGGTCTTCTTCCAAACTCACCTGCATATTGCCACCCGCTCGATTCAGCGTGCCTAACAGGCCTTCAATGCCTTCATTGACACTTCTGACACCCTCCAACTCTCTGCGCAATAGATCATCCCGGCTCACAGTCTCTGATGCAGGGGGACCCGTCGGGGTTTTGGGTGTCTTTGGGGTTTTGGGGGTTTTTGGACGAGCAGCTAGCGGAGCATCGTGGGAGGGCGATGCCCAGATATCAGACTCGGTGTATTCGGTGTCGTCCGCCATGGATTCGTGGGTGTGTACGTGCCGGATGTTTCGCGGGGCAGAGAGGTGGTATTAGATAATCACAAGGAAATAGAACTAAGAAATGTGGCCAGAGGCAAGGGTCTGGAATTGTTATGTGTGTTGAGAATGACCATGAAGGAGTGACGTGATGCACGACGGCACATGATACGGCGCGTCACTGTGTAGTGGAGGGGCGTTGCTGGTTCGTTTGAGGGgcccgtactccgtaaatcCACATGAAATAACAATACAAATCAGGCCACGgacgacggcaaggtcgCAGCAAAATAGCGGCTGTCGGGCAGCCAAACAAGCTTTGATCTGTAGTATCGACCACCCCTTTGCCCTGATTGGCCAGCCGTGGCGCGAAACAGACGCGTCGAGCGAAGTAGGGAGACGCGTGTGAGGTCGATTTTAGTGGGCTTATAGGCCAAGGGCCAGTCACATGCGCTAAAAGAGTCCAGGGCACACAGCAAATGGGCGACGGCTGGGCGGCCTTGAGCCAGCGAGACACAGAAAGCAGGGGGGCTGGTGCCCGCAGTTGCCAACAACGCACACGCATTCCCGTCCCAGCCTCCCACTTACATCCAGTCTAAGCTCATGAATGTCGAATCCTTCTCCTCCCATGCTCCATACATTTAACACATTTCATCTTTACTAATTTTCGACAACACCAACTCTGCGCATTGCCGTCAAGATCCCACAGCGTTCTACTTCCCCTAATCGATTTGCTTGTTTAATTGGCCTTATTGTTTAGCATTTCTTCACTCTTGTTAACCTTGCCTTGCCGCTGCCCGAAAATTACCCTAAACTCTAGGCTTTATCTACGACTGGCATCACTCAGGCATCCGCTTCTATGCCCCAGACACCGTGACAGAGCAGTAAACTCAAGGCAGAGCGCCAGATCGCATAACACTATACGCATTAGCGTCTCATCCACGCCCGCATACACCTTTCAATCATGGCTTTCGCCAATGAACCTGCCGGCGCCAAAACGCCTTCACCGCCCAGCACTATCCGAACTCCTCCTGCACCTCAACTAGGGTTCCATGATAGCTGGGAACCTTACTCTCCTCCGCGCAAGTCGGCAAGACTGTCTTCACAAAGAGCCGCCAATCGAACCCCTTCACCTCGAGCTTCCCACCGCCAGCAACCCGGTTCCCCACGAACAGCGAAAAAGAGTCTCGCTCGAACTGGCGCTCCCATGGTTTCACCAGTGACGTCTCCTCGCAAGAGGTCACACCCCGCTCTCGACTCTCGCCGTCAGGTgtcttcatctttgactgCCGAAGGAACTGCCAATGCTGCCGTCGCGCTTGGTCTCAATGTAGACAAAGGCGTGCAacgctcgacgacggcttcGGTTTCACAATCCGCTGGTATGCTGCCCACGCCGTCAAAGACGCCTCAAAAGCCACCAAATGAAAAGACTGCGGCCAGCATTCAATCTTTTGCCCGAAACCTCTTCTCGTCTGAGGAAGAAGTCTTGCCATCTCCTAGGAAGCGACGATCTAAGAAATATTCCGGAGTTACGATGGAGAGTTTCAcggccgaggaagaagaggaccCTATCACTATTTTCACCGATTCGCAAGACCGTATCCCTGAGAAGGACAACAGTGAAGCAAATCCGTTTTATGGCAgcgcggccacggccgccgaACCAAGCAAGAGACAAAGCCGGCGAAAAGTAGTTAGCATTCCTGGCGAGGGTGCTCAGTCAATAGACGAGGCTGCTCGTCGCGAGGATGGTATAGTTTATGTCTTGTAAGTCTTGAACTTTTACTCTGTATCTGTCctgttttctctttttttgaaTAATGATGCTGACAAGCGGTTTAGTCGTGGCAAGAAGTTCTTCCGCAAGTTTTCTGAACAGGACCAATCTGAAGAGATTGCTGCCTCtgccgaggatgacgaaTTGCGGCTCAACCGACCCCTCACCCGCGCCTCTGTGAAGCCTCGACTCCTCTTCCCCACGCAAAAGACTACTGcggaggatgatgaggaagccTTGACTGACGTGGAGGACATGAACCTGATTGACGAACACGTCCCCCAAACACCCATGAAAGCACATTCGATTCCAGCAAAGACCCCGGAAGCACCAAAATATGCGCCCGTTTCCCCTCCTGACACAAGACGGACAACCCGTTCGACAAATAAGCTGGCGGATACGCCCATGAAAGGCACAGGCCGCAAGAGTCCGTTCGACTCGTGGCCTCGAACAAAGGAGCACAAGAGCCAGTCGCCAGCACCCAAGAGAGCCGGCGAGAGTCTTGCTTCCGAAACCACCAAACGAACTCGTGCTTAGACCGCGGACTTGGGGCCTTGGTGAAACGACCTTATTTTTGTTTCGAGTAGATAATATGGCTTGGAGAGTATTCAAAAATTTTTGTCACGGTTTGGCATGGCTCTGCAGAATGAGTCATTATATTGGAGGATGGTGTCGTGCTGACGGGACGATTCTTTTCCTTCGCAATCCTGGATTACTGGACTGTTTTTTATATCTGACCTGGAATGAACGAGGTTTTCGATTCTATCAAGGCGTTTGGAAGGGGACAGGATATTTGAAGCTATGCGGCAAGAATGCTCAGTTCCGAGAAAGGCATCATAGATTTACAAGTTTTCAAAATTAAATGTgttattaagttttaatatcAACCGATGAAACGCCCTTGCACGGGTCCAGTTTATGTTACTCCTTGTGGTCTGTGTTATTTCTTTAGAAAGCTTTATCTGCCAAACAATGCAGCTATGTTGACTTCGGTAGTCACCATCGCGACGGATAAAAGCCGCGGAAGTTTTTGCCCCACGCCGAAACGTACTTGACTTTTTTGCCCCTCATGTCGTTCTCTGTTGGCATGGCCCGCCCTTCTTCACCCACCATTCTTGCTACTACTTCAATTGCGCCATTGTCGAATACCATAGGCAGGAGTCAAGGCATTTTATGAATTCATTGTCATTCTCATTCTAAGATTTTGATTTCTTGGATTTGTTCTGGCGTCTTGGGCTGCTCATTGGGTTTGTCGACTCTTCGAGACGAGGCCACGGGATAAATACTACCACGTTTTGGATCTTCGGTCTTGACCATGCATATCCTAGTCACTAACGATGATGGACCACCGTCATCACACTCCTCGCCATACATTCGCTGTCTTGTGAAGCATCTGGAGGATGCAGGGCACATCGTATCAGTCTGCTTGCCTCATACCCAGCGCTCATGGATCGGCAAAGCCCATATGATTGGGCAAACTCTTAAACCCACGTACTACACGCCTTCATCGAACATCCACGGCGAGGACAATGAGGGAACGACACGTCAGTTGCCCTCTACGGCAGCTGATGCCGACGAATGGGTTCTTATTGATGGGACGCCGGCATCATGTGTCCAGATTGGATTGTACCACTTCTTTCAGGATAAAGGCCCAATCGACCTAGTTATCAGCGGACCCAACTACGGGCGGAATACGACGTCTGTGTTTGCTCTGAGCTCTGGGACACTGGGCGCTGCACTGGAGGCGGCTGTCTGCAGAAGGAAGGCTATTGCTCTCAGcttcgccttcttctcgAGGAACCACGACCCTCTTATTATTGAGGCTGCCTGTCGCCATGGTGTCCGGGTTATAGAAGCTCTATACAAGCAGTGGCCCACGGACGAAAGTGTTGATGTATATAGCGTCAATGTCCCGCTGGTAGAGGGAGTCGAGGAGCACAAGACACTCTGGG from Metarhizium brunneum chromosome 2, complete sequence includes these protein-coding regions:
- the mcm10 gene encoding DNA replication licensing factor mcm10 gives rise to the protein MAPGAADPEPQWPPRSPHEALLSTPGGRQRYREMMNRTSPSPSPMRSARALAAITSSPGAGLGIQSSGGDDEDDDEDEETLQLKLQEIQAKLKLKRLQNARAREKAASHRDGEADAQSDPVLPSPNRRARARTPGADENVRPASQNQVTVPASPVRKLQFLQQQTSPSRVFLGIDKGLKAKDVSLKRAPSQKGNKPGTSSQTGGYLNRSRSVHSSALSPETARPLSFNERLASARTEEAARAERIDRIQRARTNAFSIGQDEMEQFKKSAVEIPDEPLPPPTFTREDILSQHAPAASKLPRSKTAPSLHQPRPDSHNSNLSSSTLGPSATDESSGTDEASFEVYSCFHLSKRILPHTVVTRHVSKKKILNIKDLLRDVKSPDYALPDVEQDIVVFAVVARKSEPRAHKPTANQKQEDRGKYLVMTLTDLDFELDLFLFNSGFTRFWKLTEGTVVAILNPNIMPPPPGRQDTGRFSLVINSDEDTILEIGSARDLGFCQSVKKDGDLCGAWVNKKKTHFCEFHSNEAIRKQRSSRVEVNSSGFGGWEKRSKFGFGQKKDEKKKGSSNYDWETRTQWFAARSLSAADLIDGKDRGAADRKEKAESVKRSLEAKEKEREMMKKLGKIGNAAGREYMERAGLKGTAGQSPATTNQTNGSVPEQEAQSTKRDALSLGLTSKDRTIHLSPIKRKRPDSSQASSVVGSTNSSSTAAAFGWGSNLRNKLSKMKEGEKLHKGGDPPPVRKKTRFVTEKGIREAGRESLGMDFSERQISLDDDDDELIIV
- the rnh202 gene encoding Ribonuclease H2 subunit B; translated protein: MPRTRSTKPAASESTDTPAATLASKYTLTPRDGSSPGIFILPKTATPEARIVTLPHPRNGKPSRYLICPKTGIHEFTKISAPQSAPRSWLIETRADSGDDDTDSKEADPHVDIVSSSDMFVATTIDALFLVLPSLVDATVQKGSDEKKRLFLSSDDHFDKLPEESSHLSEILQWEATRALIESRMEIICDTVEAGDEKMFRLSEKKLVATILEKAKRMSDGGLPATLEEKFVKRALEAPILLHRSTLAAKVSENQAAAEVATESEVSTPVTDSAQSQSTTVTTDSNSSFVSQPSTAATSFVEDGQAEDAAMTAIQASAEVTALQRLRVAFDFICSRYVPTATAEQLKLHLSQQDMCSVDFSPLDKYRSKLAELRAEAVAATSTADYSRKRMGDEEEDALRQEKKRKLEEEKKRKANESRGVRELKKVNTSGMMKLSHFFKAK
- the duo1 gene encoding DASH complex subunit duo1, producing MADDTEYTESDIWASPSHDAPLAARPKTPKTPKTPKTPTGPPASETVSRDDLLRRELEGVRSVNEGIEGLLGTLNRAGGNMQVVAKTVANASTLLNTWTRILSQTEHNQRLILHPGWKGVTQDLAEQEAEALEKQRAAERKAAEEEQRREELRRRREEEETARRLAPSTSREVARREAVCPNHLHQAHQEVAELQG